The Halanaerobium praevalens DSM 2228 genome contains a region encoding:
- a CDS encoding Tm-1-like ATP-binding domain-containing protein has translation MKQIVIVGTLDTKGEEFKYIKDIIEGEGLETIVVDAGVMGEAYFEPDIERAQVAEAGGESIEKLIEAGDRGHSMEVMSKGTALIVEELLATGKLNGIISLGGSAGTTIATTAMKRLPVGIPKVMVSTLASGNTRPYVGTKDITMIYSVVDILGVNSLSARILANAAFAVSGMVKDQTPELEKQRPLIAATMFGVTTPAVEKAREYLETEGYEVLVFHATGTGGKAMENLIESGFIKGVLDITTTELCDELVGGVLSAGPNRLEAAAKNGIPQIVSTGALDMVNFGPLASVPKEFEERNLYQHNANVTLMRTTASENKKLAEIMAKKLNQTQGPTTLFLPLKGVSMIDAPKKPFYNPEADQILFETLKEKINQQKIKIIEKEMHINDQEYALAMAKELVELIEAKA, from the coding sequence GTGAAGCAAATTGTTATAGTCGGTACTTTAGATACTAAAGGGGAAGAGTTTAAATATATTAAAGATATAATAGAAGGAGAAGGACTAGAAACTATTGTAGTTGATGCAGGTGTTATGGGAGAAGCATACTTTGAACCTGATATTGAGCGAGCGCAGGTAGCTGAAGCTGGTGGAGAAAGTATAGAAAAATTAATTGAAGCTGGTGATCGCGGCCATTCCATGGAAGTTATGTCAAAAGGGACAGCTCTAATTGTAGAAGAACTATTAGCAACCGGAAAATTAAATGGAATTATTAGTTTAGGAGGCTCTGCTGGAACTACAATAGCAACAACAGCAATGAAGCGTCTACCAGTTGGTATCCCTAAAGTAATGGTTTCTACACTTGCTTCTGGTAATACAAGACCTTATGTTGGCACAAAAGATATTACAATGATTTATTCAGTAGTTGATATTTTGGGAGTTAATAGCTTATCAGCTAGGATATTAGCTAATGCAGCTTTTGCAGTTAGTGGAATGGTTAAAGATCAAACTCCAGAATTAGAAAAACAAAGGCCTTTAATTGCAGCAACTATGTTTGGAGTCACAACTCCAGCTGTAGAAAAAGCAAGAGAATATCTAGAAACTGAAGGCTATGAAGTTTTAGTTTTTCATGCTACTGGAACAGGTGGTAAAGCAATGGAAAATTTAATTGAATCAGGTTTTATAAAGGGTGTACTTGATATTACAACAACTGAGCTTTGTGATGAATTAGTAGGAGGTGTCTTATCAGCTGGTCCAAATCGATTAGAGGCTGCCGCCAAAAATGGAATACCTCAAATTGTTTCGACTGGGGCTTTGGATATGGTTAACTTTGGTCCTCTTGCTTCAGTTCCCAAAGAATTTGAAGAAAGAAATTTATATCAGCATAATGCAAATGTAACATTAATGAGAACTACAGCTTCTGAAAATAAAAAGTTAGCTGAAATAATGGCTAAAAAATTAAATCAGACTCAAGGACCAACAACTTTATTTTTACCTTTAAAAGGTGTTTCTATGATAGATGCTCCAAAAAAGCCCTTTTATAATCCAGAAGCAGATCAAATTCTTTTTGAGACTTTAAAAGAAAAAATTAATCAGCAAAAAATTAAAATTATAGAAAAAGAAATGCATATTAATGATCAAGAATATGCTTTAGCAATGGCCAAAGAATTAGTTGAATTAATTGAAGCTAAAGCTTAA
- the lpdA gene encoding dihydrolipoyl dehydrogenase: protein MKIKLKADDLPKNIEKAKITMIKVEAGDQIELGQEILILEASKNTINLKSEFAGKIEKVLVETGTEIEVGTELFLIKAEAQKSKKATAAIVNKTEKKRDLAIIGAGPGGYVAALKAAKNGAQVTLIEKNSLGGTCLNWGCVPTKALVRSAEVYDELKNAAEFGCKAENISFDWKEIIGRKDKIVAQLSQGIKSLLDKENVEFIKGKAELIDQNTVKVVQTAEEITIKTENIILATGSKPNKLAIVDKKAESLVLDSKALLELNELPEEIVIIGGGVIGLEFAFILARLDVKVTVIEYLAEILNFLDPDLISEITEAALEAGIKIQTKAEAKSIKKTLANRALVEFEAEGEKKYISADKVLMAAGRKADFGGLDLAALGLKTEKSKAGLGIKVNQKMQTTVNNIYAIGDMTAKTQLAHAASEQGIVAVKNILGQKAKMDYQAIPKAIFTEPEIAVVGLSEKEAKAQALDFKVGKFPIKANSKALTLAKKRGFVKLITAVESDLVLGASIIGPHATDLIAELTLAINNKLKVEEIIETIHAHPTSAESIHEAALAVRDEGSLHF, encoded by the coding sequence ATGAAAATTAAATTAAAAGCTGATGATTTACCAAAAAATATTGAAAAAGCAAAAATTACTATGATTAAAGTAGAAGCAGGAGATCAGATTGAATTAGGTCAAGAAATTTTGATTTTAGAAGCTAGTAAAAATACTATTAATTTAAAATCAGAGTTTGCAGGAAAAATTGAAAAAGTATTAGTTGAAACAGGAACAGAAATTGAAGTTGGAACAGAATTATTTTTAATCAAGGCTGAAGCTCAAAAATCTAAAAAGGCAACAGCAGCTATAGTAAATAAAACAGAAAAAAAGAGAGATTTAGCGATAATTGGGGCTGGCCCAGGTGGTTATGTAGCAGCTTTAAAGGCAGCTAAAAATGGTGCTCAAGTCACTTTAATTGAAAAAAATAGTTTAGGTGGAACCTGTTTAAATTGGGGTTGTGTTCCAACTAAAGCTTTAGTCCGTTCAGCTGAGGTATATGATGAACTCAAAAATGCAGCAGAATTTGGTTGTAAAGCTGAGAATATAAGTTTTGATTGGAAAGAAATTATTGGTAGAAAAGATAAGATTGTTGCACAATTAAGTCAGGGGATTAAAAGTTTATTAGATAAAGAAAATGTTGAGTTTATTAAAGGTAAAGCAGAACTAATAGATCAAAATACTGTTAAAGTAGTTCAAACAGCAGAAGAAATTACAATTAAAACAGAAAATATTATTTTAGCAACAGGTTCTAAACCAAATAAATTAGCCATTGTTGATAAAAAGGCAGAATCACTTGTTTTAGATAGTAAAGCTTTATTAGAATTAAATGAGCTACCAGAAGAAATAGTGATTATTGGAGGAGGAGTGATTGGTTTAGAATTTGCTTTTATTTTAGCTCGTTTAGATGTTAAAGTAACAGTTATTGAATATTTAGCGGAAATACTTAATTTTCTTGATCCAGATTTGATATCAGAAATAACGGAAGCTGCTCTAGAAGCAGGCATAAAAATTCAAACTAAAGCTGAAGCAAAATCAATTAAAAAAACTTTAGCTAATAGAGCTTTAGTGGAATTTGAAGCTGAAGGAGAGAAAAAATATATTAGTGCAGATAAAGTTTTAATGGCTGCAGGGCGTAAAGCTGATTTTGGAGGTCTAGATTTAGCAGCACTTGGACTTAAAACAGAAAAGAGCAAAGCAGGCTTAGGTATTAAAGTTAACCAAAAAATGCAAACGACAGTTAACAATATTTATGCTATTGGCGATATGACTGCTAAAACGCAATTAGCACATGCTGCTTCTGAGCAGGGAATTGTAGCTGTTAAAAATATTTTAGGCCAAAAAGCTAAAATGGACTATCAAGCTATCCCTAAAGCTATTTTTACTGAACCAGAAATTGCTGTAGTTGGTTTAAGCGAAAAAGAAGCTAAAGCCCAAGCTTTAGACTTTAAAGTAGGTAAATTCCCAATTAAAGCAAATTCTAAAGCTCTAACTTTAGCTAAAAAAAGAGGCTTTGTTAAGTTAATTACTGCTGTAGAAAGTGACCTTGTTTTAGGAGCTTCAATTATTGGTCCTCATGCTACAGATTTAATTGCTGAGTTAACTTTGGCAATTAATAATAAATTAAAAGTTGAAGAAATAATAGAAACTATTCATGCACATCCAACTAGTGCTGAATCAATCCATGAGGCTGCTTTAGCAGTTAGAGATGAAGGTAGTCTTCATTTTTAG
- a CDS encoding 4Fe-4S dicluster domain-containing protein, whose protein sequence is MSHQTAKSAYKNLAERINQFPQGAPPSETLYKILAILFSEKEAKIVAKLPIKPFTVKRAAQILKMEKLKVEKILDRLAERAILLDSQDQGVKKYILPPPMAGFFEFSLMRTRNDINQELLAELYYQYLNVEEDFIKELFFATKTKLGRVYVNEEVLSKDNLVHILDYEKASHIIKTAEHIGISTCYCRHKMHHLDQACAAPLDICMTFNNTADSLIRHDHARRVESSECLELLAQAYESGLVQCGENVREKPTFICNCCGCCCEALLAAKKFGNLHPVETTNYLPQLNYESCINCDKCLDACPIDAITKNNNQIKIDQDICLGCGVCVRSCPTKALSLQRRQQEIITPVNSIHRAVLMAIEKGKLANLIFENQAFASHRAMAAIVSAILKLPPIKQIMATKQMKSRYLEKIISKIN, encoded by the coding sequence TTGTCACATCAAACAGCAAAATCAGCATATAAAAATCTAGCCGAAAGAATAAATCAATTCCCACAAGGTGCTCCACCTTCAGAGACTTTGTACAAAATTCTAGCAATACTTTTTAGTGAAAAAGAAGCAAAAATAGTTGCCAAATTACCAATAAAACCATTTACAGTTAAAAGGGCAGCTCAAATTTTAAAAATGGAAAAACTAAAAGTAGAAAAAATTCTAGATAGATTAGCTGAAAGAGCAATACTTTTAGATTCTCAAGACCAAGGGGTTAAAAAATATATATTACCTCCACCAATGGCTGGTTTTTTTGAATTTTCATTAATGAGAACTCGCAATGATATTAATCAAGAATTATTAGCTGAATTATATTATCAATATTTAAATGTAGAAGAAGATTTTATTAAAGAATTATTTTTTGCAACTAAAACTAAACTAGGTCGAGTTTACGTCAATGAAGAAGTGCTTTCTAAAGATAATTTAGTCCATATTTTAGATTATGAAAAAGCAAGCCATATTATTAAAACTGCTGAGCATATTGGAATAAGCACCTGTTATTGTCGTCATAAAATGCATCACTTAGATCAAGCCTGTGCTGCTCCACTTGATATTTGTATGACTTTTAATAATACTGCTGACTCCTTAATTAGACATGACCATGCGCGTCGGGTTGAAAGCTCAGAATGTTTAGAACTTTTAGCCCAAGCTTATGAATCTGGCCTTGTTCAATGTGGAGAAAATGTACGTGAGAAACCGACCTTTATTTGTAATTGTTGTGGTTGTTGTTGTGAAGCCTTACTGGCAGCCAAAAAATTTGGTAATTTACATCCTGTAGAAACCACCAATTATTTACCTCAGCTGAATTATGAAAGCTGTATTAACTGCGATAAATGTCTAGATGCTTGTCCAATTGATGCAATTACAAAAAATAATAATCAAATAAAAATTGATCAAGATATTTGTTTAGGCTGTGGAGTCTGTGTTCGAAGCTGTCCCACTAAAGCTTTAAGTCTTCAGCGCCGCCAGCAAGAAATCATCACACCTGTTAACTCTATTCATCGAGCCGTTTTAATGGCAATTGAAAAAGGTAAATTAGCTAATTTAATTTTTGAAAACCAAGCTTTTGCCAGTCATCGTGCCATGGCTGCTATAGTTTCAGCAATTTTAAAGTTACCTCCAATCAAACAAATAATGGCTACTAAACAGATGAAATCTAGATATTTAGAAAAAATTATTTCAAAAATAAACTAA
- a CDS encoding ABC transporter permease subunit encodes MNNLNDIKNKNFLEILNKFKTGIGLLILVIILSFMSPYFLTVPNLLNIVRQVSVIAIISFGMTMVILTGGIDLSVGSMLAFSGAIAAGMMVNSGLNVFLAILVGLAAGTVLGLFNGIAVAKAKLPAFIVTLAMMTIARGFTLIYTSGRPISGFNDTFRFFGAGYLVKIPIPVVIMFILLFVIFILLKKTPLGRYIYAIGGNEKATRLSGINTDKIKIAVYGLNGFLAAASGIILTSRLNSAQPMAGEGYELDAIAAVVLGGTSLSGGRGGVIGTIIGALIIAVLNNGLNLLNVSSFYQLVAKGAVILLAVFLDRKSQQQ; translated from the coding sequence GTGAATAATTTAAATGATATTAAAAATAAAAATTTTTTAGAAATTTTAAATAAGTTTAAAACAGGTATTGGGCTTTTAATTTTAGTAATTATCCTATCTTTTATGAGTCCTTACTTTTTAACAGTACCAAATTTATTAAATATAGTGAGACAGGTTTCAGTTATCGCTATTATATCCTTTGGAATGACAATGGTAATTCTAACAGGTGGGATTGATCTGTCGGTTGGCTCAATGCTTGCTTTTTCTGGAGCTATTGCAGCAGGGATGATGGTTAATTCTGGTCTTAATGTTTTTTTAGCGATTTTAGTTGGTCTAGCAGCAGGTACTGTTTTAGGCTTATTTAATGGAATTGCAGTTGCTAAAGCTAAATTGCCTGCTTTTATAGTAACTTTAGCTATGATGACTATTGCCCGGGGTTTTACACTTATTTATACTAGTGGACGTCCCATTTCAGGTTTTAACGATACTTTTAGATTTTTTGGGGCTGGCTATTTAGTTAAGATTCCAATTCCAGTTGTGATTATGTTTATCCTCTTATTTGTAATTTTTATTTTACTTAAAAAAACACCTTTAGGACGCTATATTTATGCTATTGGTGGTAATGAAAAAGCAACTAGATTATCAGGTATTAATACAGATAAAATTAAAATAGCAGTTTATGGTCTCAATGGATTTTTAGCTGCAGCAAGTGGTATTATTTTAACTTCAAGACTTAATTCAGCTCAGCCAATGGCTGGAGAAGGCTATGAATTAGATGCAATTGCTGCAGTTGTACTAGGAGGAACTAGCCTTTCTGGTGGTCGTGGAGGAGTAATTGGAACTATTATTGGTGCTTTAATTATCGCAGTTTTAAATAATGGTTTAAATCTTTTAAATGTATCTTCATTTTATCAGCTAGTTGCCAAAGGTGCTGTTATTCTGTTAGCTGTTTTCTTAGATCGTAAGAGTCAGCAGCAGTAA
- a CDS encoding phosphoenolpyruvate hydrolase family protein, with the protein MNIQNRIEKSIKANRPLIGVAVGSGLSAKQVAEGGADFILALSAGYFRNAGVSSLAAMLPFANSNQLNLKFAKKEILPRVKNTPVIFGAFAADITNSDENLLNNIIEAGFIGVNNFPTVGLIDGKYRQALEVNGLGFEKEIKFMQKAVKKGLYTIAFVFEPEQAAKMAAVGVDLICAHLGWTAGGEKGIKNDHKLLEDIKLVRKIFKAAKKVNNDVLTMIYGGGDIKEPAKVNKFYQETDTIGYIGGSTFERIPVELSIKDTVNSFKNYYKLKKENKKLKQELIKKKGFDKLVGQSLIMQEIYDLIDKIANKNVNVLVNGESGTGKELVCRALHYNSQRRNKPFVKINCATIPEKLLESELFGHEKGSFTGANKKRIGKFELADKGTLFLDEVGEIDVNLQAKLLRVLQEKEFERVGSNRTINVDVRIISATNINLRKAVAKGEFREDLFYRLNVVSINTPPLRKHKEDIPLLVNNFIDKIKNKFSIDILKIEPEVFDIFMDYDWPGNVRELKNILERAAILAEDHAIRVKNLPQNLKKLDPNFTENQKNKIPQSLNSHLGLYEKKIIKNALKTNNFNKTKTANFLKISRKTLYNKIKEYEI; encoded by the coding sequence ATGAATATTCAAAATAGAATTGAAAAAAGTATTAAGGCCAACAGACCATTAATTGGAGTTGCAGTTGGTAGTGGATTATCAGCTAAACAGGTAGCAGAAGGTGGAGCAGATTTTATTTTAGCCTTAAGTGCGGGCTATTTCAGAAATGCTGGTGTTTCTTCTCTAGCAGCAATGTTACCCTTTGCTAATAGCAATCAATTAAATCTTAAATTTGCTAAAAAAGAAATATTACCTCGAGTTAAAAATACCCCTGTAATTTTCGGAGCTTTTGCTGCAGATATTACTAACTCTGATGAAAATTTACTTAATAATATTATTGAAGCAGGTTTTATTGGGGTTAATAATTTTCCAACTGTAGGGCTAATTGATGGTAAGTATCGGCAGGCTTTAGAGGTCAATGGACTTGGTTTTGAAAAAGAAATAAAATTCATGCAAAAAGCAGTTAAAAAAGGTTTATATACAATAGCTTTTGTATTTGAACCAGAGCAGGCAGCGAAAATGGCAGCTGTTGGAGTTGATCTTATTTGTGCTCATTTAGGTTGGACAGCTGGAGGAGAAAAAGGAATAAAAAATGATCATAAATTATTAGAAGATATTAAACTAGTTAGAAAAATATTTAAAGCAGCTAAAAAAGTAAATAATGATGTTTTAACAATGATTTATGGTGGTGGGGATATTAAAGAACCAGCTAAAGTTAATAAGTTTTATCAAGAAACTGATACAATTGGTTATATAGGCGGCTCAACTTTTGAGAGAATTCCAGTCGAACTTAGTATTAAAGATACAGTTAATAGTTTTAAAAACTACTATAAATTAAAAAAGGAAAATAAGAAGCTAAAACAAGAATTAATTAAGAAAAAGGGATTTGATAAATTAGTAGGTCAAAGTCTAATTATGCAGGAAATCTATGATTTAATAGATAAAATAGCAAATAAGAATGTTAATGTTTTAGTTAATGGTGAAAGTGGAACTGGTAAAGAATTAGTTTGTAGAGCTTTGCATTATAATAGTCAGCGTCGTAATAAGCCTTTTGTTAAGATTAATTGTGCTACAATTCCAGAAAAATTATTAGAAAGTGAATTATTTGGCCATGAAAAAGGTTCATTTACAGGAGCTAATAAAAAGAGGATTGGTAAATTTGAATTAGCAGATAAGGGAACTTTATTTTTAGATGAAGTTGGAGAGATTGATGTCAATTTGCAGGCCAAATTATTAAGAGTTTTACAAGAAAAAGAATTTGAAAGAGTTGGAAGCAATAGAACAATTAATGTTGATGTCAGAATTATATCAGCTACAAATATTAATTTAAGAAAAGCAGTTGCAAAAGGAGAATTTCGAGAAGATTTATTTTATAGATTAAATGTTGTTTCAATTAATACTCCACCTTTAAGAAAACATAAAGAAGATATTCCACTTTTAGTTAATAATTTTATTGATAAAATTAAAAATAAATTTTCAATTGATATTTTAAAAATAGAGCCCGAAGTATTTGATATTTTTATGGATTATGATTGGCCAGGAAATGTCAGGGAACTTAAAAATATTTTGGAAAGAGCTGCGATTTTAGCTGAAGATCATGCTATTAGAGTTAAAAATCTGCCTCAGAACTTAAAAAAATTAGATCCTAATTTTACAGAAAATCAAAAAAATAAAATTCCTCAGAGCTTAAATAGTCATTTAGGTTTATATGAAAAAAAAATTATAAAAAATGCTTTAAAAACTAATAATTTCAATAAAACTAAAACAGCTAATTTTTTAAAAATTAGTAGAAAAACTCTTTATAATAAAATAAAAGAATATGAAATTTAA
- a CDS encoding alpha-amylase family glycosyl hydrolase, translating to MRSYKDFDLKELVKNREYTKSPECLEEQILYFLLVDRFNDIDADYPIYNPEADYENALDKEETKEEWLKNSYQWNGGNLRGVIKKLDYLKEMGITGIWLSPVLKQPKYSTSYHGYGIQNFLEIDPHFGTKEDLRDLVDAAHARGIYVILDIILNHTGDVFAYEKAEPYNSREHPVKGFYDQNKEATIDPLNPDYDAAWPDGGIWPQEIFNLDTFSRKGYINNWDNYPEYIEGDFFSLKNIHTGWGSLEYFKPSRALEILTECYKYWIAYADLDAFRIDTVKHMFPGATKYFAVEIHEFAYSIGKKNFGLIGEIAGGLEFAKNLMEQTGLDAALGINSIPLNLENVAKGYQKSEDYFSIFTNSKLLGQFENQWYQSNIITMFNDHDMIYRQNYKARFAADREKAPLLKNALFLNLFSAGIPCIYYGTEQGFDGEGEAEKYIREAMFGGKYGAFRTQNRSFFDQENDIYQEVKNLISIRNQELGLQMGRQYAREVILTEKSFELANCEQDNCLEVVGWSRLFNREEYLLAINCNLEKELEVKVMVDSDLHKPGDYFKCIYSSVEAQIECESEVQELNPEYYYITIKVPAQGRVIYKL from the coding sequence ATGAGAAGTTATAAAGATTTCGATCTAAAGGAATTAGTTAAAAATAGGGAATATACAAAGTCACCTGAATGTTTAGAAGAACAAATTTTATATTTTTTACTTGTAGACCGCTTTAATGATATTGATGCTGATTATCCAATTTATAACCCAGAAGCAGATTATGAAAATGCTTTAGATAAAGAGGAGACTAAAGAAGAATGGTTAAAAAATAGCTATCAGTGGAATGGTGGTAATTTAAGAGGAGTCATAAAAAAACTTGATTATCTTAAAGAAATGGGAATTACAGGTATTTGGTTAAGTCCAGTTTTAAAACAGCCTAAATATTCTACCTCTTATCATGGTTATGGAATTCAAAATTTTTTAGAAATTGATCCTCATTTTGGAACTAAAGAAGATTTGAGAGATTTAGTTGATGCTGCTCATGCTAGAGGAATTTATGTTATTTTGGATATAATTTTAAATCATACAGGTGATGTTTTTGCTTATGAAAAAGCAGAACCATATAATTCGCGTGAACATCCTGTTAAAGGTTTTTATGATCAAAATAAAGAAGCAACTATTGATCCTCTAAATCCTGATTATGATGCTGCTTGGCCTGATGGGGGAATTTGGCCTCAAGAAATTTTTAATTTAGATACCTTTAGCCGTAAAGGCTATATAAATAATTGGGATAATTATCCTGAATATATTGAAGGTGATTTTTTTTCTTTAAAAAATATCCATACTGGTTGGGGAAGTTTAGAATATTTTAAACCTTCACGAGCTCTAGAAATTTTAACTGAATGTTATAAATACTGGATAGCTTATGCTGATTTAGATGCTTTTAGAATTGATACAGTTAAGCATATGTTTCCAGGAGCAACTAAATATTTTGCAGTTGAAATCCATGAGTTTGCTTATTCAATAGGAAAAAAGAACTTTGGTTTAATTGGCGAAATCGCTGGTGGTTTAGAGTTTGCTAAAAATTTAATGGAACAGACTGGACTTGATGCTGCTTTGGGAATTAATAGTATTCCTTTAAATTTAGAAAATGTTGCTAAAGGTTATCAAAAATCTGAAGATTATTTTTCTATTTTTACTAATTCTAAATTATTAGGTCAATTTGAAAATCAGTGGTATCAGAGCAATATTATAACAATGTTTAATGATCATGACATGATTTATAGACAAAATTATAAAGCAAGATTTGCTGCTGATCGAGAAAAAGCTCCTTTATTAAAAAACGCCCTCTTTTTAAATCTTTTTTCAGCTGGTATTCCCTGTATTTATTATGGAACAGAGCAAGGATTTGATGGAGAAGGAGAGGCTGAAAAATATATTAGAGAAGCTATGTTTGGTGGCAAGTATGGAGCTTTTAGAACTCAAAATAGAAGTTTTTTTGATCAAGAAAATGATATTTATCAAGAAGTTAAAAATTTAATTTCAATTAGAAATCAAGAATTAGGATTACAAATGGGAAGACAATATGCAAGAGAAGTAATTTTAACAGAAAAATCTTTTGAATTAGCTAATTGTGAGCAGGATAATTGTCTAGAAGTAGTTGGTTGGTCTAGATTATTTAACAGGGAAGAATATTTGTTAGCTATTAATTGTAATTTGGAAAAAGAGTTGGAAGTTAAGGTAATGGTTGATAGTGATTTACACAAACCAGGTGATTATTTTAAATGTATTTATTCTTCTGTAGAAGCTCAAATTGAATGTGAAAGCGAAGTTCAAGAATTAAATCCAGAATATTATTATATTACTATTAAAGTACCAGCTCAAGGAAGAGTTATTTATAAACTTTAA
- a CDS encoding phosphoenolpyruvate hydrolase family protein yields MRFTRAEIKAKLEKEIKKGKSVVGAGAGTGISAKFAQQGGVDLIIIYNSGRYRMAGRGSLAGLLPYGDANGIVKEMAAEVLPVAEETPVLAGVCGTDPFRLMDNFLKELKDMGFSGVQNFPTVGLIDGVFRQNLEETGMGYDLEVEMIRKAHKLGLFTAPYVFDEDDAKAMAEAGADVLVAHMGLTTSGSIGAETALDLKESAEKVQKIADAGKSVNPELMVICHGGPIAMPEDAKYVLENTKNVVGFFGASSIERLPTETAIKKQTEAFKKINI; encoded by the coding sequence ATGAGATTTACTCGTGCAGAAATTAAGGCCAAATTAGAAAAAGAAATTAAAAAAGGAAAAAGTGTAGTTGGAGCTGGAGCGGGGACTGGTATTTCGGCTAAATTTGCTCAACAAGGTGGAGTTGACTTAATTATTATCTATAATTCTGGTAGATATAGGATGGCGGGTCGGGGCTCACTTGCTGGTTTACTTCCTTATGGAGATGCTAATGGAATAGTCAAGGAAATGGCTGCTGAAGTTTTACCTGTAGCCGAAGAAACTCCAGTTTTAGCTGGGGTCTGTGGTACAGATCCTTTTCGTTTAATGGATAATTTTCTAAAAGAACTAAAAGATATGGGCTTTTCTGGAGTTCAGAACTTTCCTACTGTTGGTTTAATTGATGGTGTGTTTAGACAAAATCTAGAAGAAACAGGGATGGGCTATGATTTAGAAGTAGAAATGATTAGAAAAGCTCATAAGCTTGGTTTGTTTACAGCTCCTTATGTTTTTGATGAAGACGATGCTAAAGCTATGGCAGAAGCTGGAGCAGATGTTTTAGTTGCTCATATGGGTTTAACTACTAGTGGCAGCATTGGAGCTGAAACAGCTCTTGATTTAAAAGAAAGTGCAGAAAAAGTACAAAAAATTGCTGATGCAGGTAAAAGTGTTAATCCAGAACTAATGGTCATTTGTCATGGTGGTCCAATTGCAATGCCTGAAGATGCTAAATATGTCTTAGAAAATACTAAAAATGTAGTTGGTTTCTTTGGTGCTTCAAGTATTGAGAGACTTCCTACAGAAACAGCAATTAAAAAACAAACTGAAGCCTTTAAAAAAATAAATATTTAA
- the rbsB gene encoding ribose ABC transporter substrate-binding protein RbsB: MRKTIILTLAFMLVVGLSLGTAAQDIKIGLAVSTLNNPFFVDLKDGAEAMAAEMGIEILTVDAQDDAASQLSSVEDLLIKQIDVLIVNPVDGDAVVSAISSANNAGVPVITVDRAAEGGKVASHIASDNVAGGKMAGDFIAEQLGEKAKVVELQGIPGTSAARDRGNGFNISIDSYPEMEVIARQPAAFDRAEGMTVMENILQGNSKIDAVFAHNDNMALGAMEAISAAGRSDEIMIVGFDAIDDAREAVKEGELAATVAQKPGLMGEMAVKKAIEVANGKEVEEYTPVPLELITE, encoded by the coding sequence ATGAGAAAAACTATTATTTTAACATTAGCTTTTATGTTGGTGGTAGGTCTTTCGCTTGGTACTGCAGCACAGGATATTAAAATTGGTTTGGCTGTCTCTACTTTAAATAATCCTTTTTTTGTTGATCTAAAAGATGGTGCTGAAGCCATGGCAGCAGAAATGGGAATTGAAATTTTAACTGTAGATGCTCAAGATGATGCTGCAAGTCAGTTAAGTAGTGTTGAAGATCTGTTAATTAAACAGATAGATGTTTTAATTGTTAATCCTGTTGATGGTGATGCTGTTGTTTCTGCAATTAGTTCAGCAAATAATGCTGGTGTACCAGTAATTACAGTTGATCGTGCAGCTGAAGGTGGAAAAGTTGCAAGTCATATTGCATCTGATAATGTAGCTGGTGGGAAAATGGCAGGAGACTTTATTGCTGAGCAGCTAGGTGAAAAAGCTAAAGTAGTAGAACTTCAGGGAATTCCAGGAACCTCTGCTGCTAGAGATAGAGGTAACGGGTTTAATATAAGTATTGATAGCTATCCTGAAATGGAAGTTATTGCTAGACAACCAGCTGCTTTTGATAGAGCAGAAGGTATGACGGTTATGGAAAATATCCTGCAGGGTAATTCAAAAATAGATGCTGTATTTGCTCATAATGATAATATGGCCTTAGGTGCAATGGAAGCTATTTCAGCTGCTGGTCGTTCAGATGAGATTATGATTGTTGGTTTTGATGCTATTGATGATGCTAGAGAAGCTGTAAAAGAAGGAGAATTAGCAGCAACTGTGGCCCAAAAACCAGGTTTAATGGGTGAAATGGCTGTAAAAAAAGCAATTGAGGTAGCAAATGGTAAAGAAGTTGAAGAATATACTCCTGTTCCTTTAGAATTAATTACTGAGTAA